A part of Carettochelys insculpta isolate YL-2023 chromosome 1, ASM3395843v1, whole genome shotgun sequence genomic DNA contains:
- the LOC142010799 gene encoding claudin-8-like encodes MSSLALQIIGLTFGSLGLIGTFAITAMPQWRVSAFIEGNIVLFERIWEGLWMNCVYQVHIHLQCKFYDTVLALPPILEISRGLMCTAVILSVIAFVTAIVGTKCTQCVGDNKQARRILMLAAGIMFVITGALVLLPVSWTARNIIIDFYDPAVHAGQKRELGAALYLGWISSAFLIIGGAIFCSLYRHHDEHCRELRYESHHPCHRQQEPDQVDKKHTNKHVYV; translated from the coding sequence ATGTCTTCTTTGGCACTGCAAATTATAGGCCTAACATTTGGAAGCCTGGGCCTGATTGGGACATTTGCAATAACTGCCATGCCTCAGTGGAGAGTGTCTGCTTTCATCGAAGGTAACATTGTGTTGTTTGAGAGGATCTGGGAGGGGCTTTGGATGAACTGCGTGTATCAAGTCCACATCCACCTGCAGTGTAAATTCTATGACACCGTGCTAGCGCTCCCACCTATCTTAGAAATATCCAGAGGACTGATGTGTACTGCTGTGATTCTGTCTGTTATTGCCTTTGTGACAGCCATTGTTGGCACGAAATGCACCCAGTGTGTTGGAGATAACAAGCAAGCCAGGCGAATCCTTATGTTGGCAGCTGGGATCATGTTTGTCATAACTGGGGCTCTAGTTCTGTTACCAGTGTCTTGGACCGCCAGAAACATCATTATAGACTTCTATGATCCAGCAGTCCATGCAGGACAGAAACGAGAACTGGGAGCTGCTCTCTACTTAGGCTGGATAAGCTCGGCATTTCTCATAATTGGAGGAGCAATATTTTGTAGCCTTTACAGGCATCATGATGAGCATTGCAGAGAATTGAGGTATGAGTCACATCATCCCTGCCACAGACAGCAAGAGCCTGATCAAGTGGATAAGAAACACACAAACAAGCATGTTTATGTCTAG